Within Tribolium castaneum strain GA2 chromosome 10, icTriCast1.1, whole genome shotgun sequence, the genomic segment CATACCATGAAAACGGGACACCCAATTAAACTAATGGAACGATCAATTTACAGTGCTAGGTAGTTATTACTCTCgcgttgtttttttatgtaattatttcACTGATTTAGACATTGCTTTGTGGAGCAAATGGCCAGGAATGGGTCCATTGAGCGTGCCTCGGTGTCGGTGATGGACGAGTGGTTCAAATGGGCCAAAGAAAATTGCGACTTATCGGTTGACCTTATtggtaagtttgaaaaaattgagacatTGTGTAAGTCCCCATTTTAGTTTACTTGAAAACGACCCCAGAAACGGCGTACCAGCGCATGTTGGCACGCAACAGACCTGAGGAGCAGTATGTGCCCCTTGAATACTTCCAAGATATACACAACTTGCATGAGGAGTGGTTGCTTCAGAAAAGATTTGAGTGCCCGGCCCCTGTCCTGATTATTGACGCCAATTTGGACAAATCAGGTATCATGGAGGAATACTCCAAGTGCAAAGCACAAATTTTCACAGAGAGAGAACTAAAAGTTGCGCTTTAATTcactattagtattttttaattcacaaATTAGGTATCTAATTTCCCGGCCTCAAAGGCCGCTGCACATTACATTTCAGGGACGTGTGTATTCATTAGCTTaggttttgtaattttaaataaaatattgcgaTTTAAACGATTTATTTCTAACAAAGTACAAATATATGGCTTAATACTTGAAAAATTAGCCACATGATTACGCCATTTAAACCAGTGCCACTGGCCTGAAGATATCACACGAttcaaattacaatttttatgcGGAATGATAAAAAGTCACGAAAAACTTTccataacaataaataaacaatgatAAGAAACATTGCGGTTGGAAGAATAGAACCATTATTACTGaactaacaataaaaagcaccaaaaactacgatttatttttgataacatACTCAGACCACCTTTGAACGGCGTCTTGCTGGTTTGTGTCCCACAACACTTTTGAGAGTTTTCCAACAGTGGCACAATCGGCTTCGTTTTGTATCCAGTCCAGTAAGAGCTGGTAAATCACCTGGATTGAGTCAATTAGTATTTGATTGGCAAAACAAGGAACCTACTTCTTTAACTCCAGACCTGATGTAGTCTTCGTAAAATTGGCTGACTTGTCCGTCTGAGAAATCCAGCGCCCTTGCCATGGTCCTCCAGTGTTCGTTTATATGAGGGGACAGAAAAATTAAGTCTTTTCGATCAACGGGCACGTCACTGTGGAACAAGCCTCTGATGGCCTCTGTGACAATGTAGTGTTGTTGTTGGCTTTGAGTCTCTGATTTATTACTGAGATACACGTTATAATTCGAACCGACGTGAATTCCATTTGCGTTACTAATATTGATCACACTGGCAAAAGCTAAAATCGTGGCATAAAGTCTTGTTTCAATTAACAGCTGGCTTACCAGATGGTCCGCtctttttgggttttttgaaaactctagttttggtttttgtttttggaggGATATTCGTTGGTTCTGTTTCGTCAGTTTCTTCTTTTTTGACTTCATCCCTTGGAGGGCTGGGTATGGCATCAGTTGTAAGATCACAGTTATTCTGGTCTGACATTTTTGCAGTCAgatttgttgtaaattttaacTCTCCAACAAATGtatcatttttgacatttgtttCCTTTGTCTGGGAATTACGTCAAATGTCACTTGCAATAAAcaaagaatttgaaaaaagaagcggaatttttatttacatatttacaTTCGTGTGAACCCGTTCTATGACTAAAGTTGTACAAACTAGTTCAAAATGATTTGAGGGTCTGAAAGTCAGCTATTTGATCAAGCTACATCACTGAGAAGTACATGGGCGGAGCTAAATTCCACAAACGAGTTGATGGAATGCGAGTCACATGTGTGTACTTTAAGTTGGGGAAAATGATCTGACTAGACTTGATAATGACTTCTTGGGATATCTCGGGGAAAACACTTGTGGGAAATTTGGGGAATTACACGTTCTCGTGTTATTTGAGATTGCTATCGCAATTCGTAGCTGCCTAACGAAATTAATACCTATTTATCATTGTCCGCTCTTTTCTAATATTTCAGGGAAAAGCGCAATTTCGCTAATCTAGATGTTAGAAAGTCTTATACGAACGTGTAGCACAAAATTGCGTAATTGTGGCAGAGTAGTAattatcttttttcttttccctCTTAGGTTTCGTTCGTAATAATAGggtattaaatatttgtaattaattatcatCTCAGGATTTTTCGGACATAGATGTAATTGTTTTGGAAACTAGCGTttcgtttcaaaaaatttacccAAATTAAGCATGAAAGTTATTTATCACAGTGTTACATCTTTAATGCAGCAAGGTTAACGACGAAGTTAGCCTTGTAGAAATTTTGTTGTGGATTAATTGATATTCGTCTATGGTTCACAATGGGAAAAATCAATATATGCGAAGATTGTAAATTTTAgccaaatcacaaaaatttggtaaTGTGGAGCGCCCATAAAAACTTTCCAGGACGACTTTAAAACCACTCGAAATCATTCagagttaatttaatttcttaatttgcGCCATATCGAAAGTTAGATTATTTAAACTAATGGTTCATAGCTTTTtatttgacctgacctgacaaGGGGCGactttgattgttttttttattgttaaaataaagtttaaacaacactaattttgcattttctttCTGTATCGattaaaattcgatttttttttaaatcctgcGAGTTCCGGCAAGTATTCAACAAAATTAAGccagatttttaaataagttttaaattaaatctccAGTAGTCCAAGGAACACAAGTTAAGaacttttttctgttttaataatatctaCAACAGATACGGGCTATTCCACAcataaagaaattgttttttggcGTTATTTTGTTTGATTGAGACACCAAAGAAtcgtttgattatttttaatttcgttgttTGCGCacctttgaaaaattgaaagtcGGCATATTAcagttaacaatttttgtgagAAGCAAAAGCGCATGCGTTTACAATAATTAGGTCCTTTAGTCATAATGCATAACAATGCACaacaaagcaatttttttatttacctgccacactaataattttgaatatagTGTTGATGGAATGATAAGATGGATGTAGATGtgttgttaaataaatgtaggcttaaaattgtaacaaacaattttttatttggtttaattCAATACATCATAGATAAATAAACGTCAGATTAATATTGCACATGATTGAAAAATGCCTATGTCAAATGGACGTAATATAATGCCTTATGATGTAAATGTAAAATGAAAGATGAGGTGTAAAATGATCAACAAATATTGGCAACGCTACAATAAAATATAACTATATTTACATAATGTAGCTGGGTATTTCGTCCATTTAAAAATGAGGCGTAATGTTCCGCTTAACATAAAACGACTAAATAAAATCGTGTCAACTGACATGTCAAAACATTGACATAAATAAAGAATAACATACAGAAGAGACAGTAGTGCAGTGACACGGAAGCCAGTTGGGGGTTCGGAAAGGTACCAGGTTAACAAGAAGGCACAAGCAGCGGCAGCTGTCTAGCACTAGCACTAGCACGTGCCAGTCAGCAGAGTGGAGTGTAGAACGGCGCAATACCCTGTGAATTATCGACGAAAATGTACCGCAGCGCATTCGGACTTAAGATGGCTTTTACTGAAGACATCCAATGGTGTAGTACACAAATAGATACGTACATACTGTCGAGGCACTGTGAGTAAGGCAATCCTACAGTAGTTCAGTGGAGATAGGGTCATCCGTGCGAAGACGGACAGCCGGGTCGAACCGACATTTAAACTATAAAACTATGTGCAAGGTTTGTGCACACAACAGTAGATAAAATATAtctatatattatataatgtataattatataatttaatttgtgtaGGTCAATATACAGAATAGATATCGTACTCTGAAATCACAAACAAATTGAAAAGGCTACAACAATGAACACTCTAGGTTCCAATGGGGAAGCAGTACAAATACAGTACATTCAACATTGACGGGCGGACGGACGGACGGACCGACGGCCAGCGTCAATCCGGCGAAGCAGAGCCGCCGCGGCGTCTGTCAAGCCGTCCGCACCAACAGCCAGTGGACAGAGTACATCCGATCAGGTTGGGGAAAGCACCAATACATAACAAGAGTAGTGTCCTGCATAGTCTCAATATGTTTGTTAGTGGCTGCATCCTCGCTAAATTAACAAGTGtacattataaataatatactatttatctaaaaacatttataaaaaagacactaataattacaagaaaataatgGCACTATATATTATGTTTGTTTCTGAGAACAAATGTTGGCGCCAGCATATAACGCTGTCGCTGACTGGAACAACCACGACACACTCACCACACTAACCCATTCTATATAAATCTGATCCTCTCTCGCGCTGCGCTCTCTCTCCCTTTCTCtctacaaaatcgtttttatgTATGTTTCACTGATAAATGACtacaaatttcataaaatatcCAGTTTTACTAGACTCGTAGTTTATCACATAGATGACAATTGGCAATAGAAACGCGTTCGGTTATCCACACGTTATCACTATGGCACTTAGCGTCTTGtgcgccgccgccgccaccgccgCCGCCGGTCTAGGATGGCCAGTCTGAGAGTCTTGCTCGCTTATGCATCTGAATATTCTCGTAATCACCCCCGCTTGGCGGCCCCGTCGGCGACGGCAAATTCGTCGGCGTGACACTTCCAGGAGTCGGCGTTATATGACCGGCAGAACTGGGCCTCGGATGGTGACTGTGCGTCAAGTTCAAGCTCTGTACGTGCGAATGGTGGACACCCACACTCAGATGCGGATGATGTTCTCGAGGAGGCGATATCGGTTCACTCTTTATTTTCACAGGTATCGGTGAAGATGACGACGGCGGTGGTGTGCTGCTCGACACTGCCAAATGCGGCAAGCAGTTACTTGTGTGTGTCAAAGACGTCGAAATCTGATGACCGCTCCAGGATATTGAACTCAAGCCCATATCGGCCCCCATACTGAAATCCTGAGCGCCGAACGAACTCAAAGTACCGGGGTAATTCGACAAACCGGGAGTCTGCAGCGCCACCACGGGGgtattcagagtcgattgAGTCCGATTGTGCTGGAAAGCAAACAAAGGAAACACAATCGGTCGTCAAGACCCAAATTTAGAAATTCTTACTTCTCCATATGAAACTTCTTCCGGGGTAATACTTGGTCCTAGTGCCGTAGGGATGACGACTCGGAGGTTCGATCGCGGACCGGGTGAATGTTGTTTTGGATGCTGCTTTGAGGAACTAAGACCTGGTCCTGGACTTGGTCCTGGGGACGGTGATCCATCCATTGGAGATGCTGAATTTGGATAACCATTGCTCATCTCGGGCATTCCTCCGCTCGGATAAACCGAATCTGTTTCAGAAGAAGACGGTCGGGGACTAATACTAGTATGAGCCATTTGCGGACTAGATTGAAGAAGACCAGAATCACCATAACTTATATTAACAGGCACCGATACGGGTTGCGTATAATTCGAAGAGCTCATGCTAACCTATaaccaaacaaaaaatcattaagtTCACGTTCAAGACGACGCGACGCGAAATAAACCAATTCAAATAACTAGACGTACCCTCTGTCCATTGATTTGGTTTCTTTGAAGCATCATTTGAAATTCCTCGTCGATTTTGCTGTACTTGGCCTCGGTCCGCGGCGTCAACTGGTACTCCGTCTCCGGCTCGGGACTGTCAGGACTCATCACTCCGTTCTTATGCTCTTTCTTATTAAGTGCCTGCAAGTGTCAGTGGACCAGCTCATGGAATAACGCAGCCTCTGGGGCTATCATACACACACCACACGTTCTAATCACCTCTAGTTAAAGAGTCTCTACCACACGTAACTAGCATTACAAGTTAGGGTCTCAAAACTGAAGCAACAACTCGCGTAAATAACAGGCAAATGCAGCGATTCGATAACTTAGTAAATAATAAGCACAACAAAACAATAACGTGTTAGGTTTTCGAAAGTTATCAGTGAATAATAAAAAGGTAcgaatcgaaaaaaaaatcaacagtaAAATAAACACAGTTATCGTGTTTGCATCAGCCAAGTATCGGGCATAGTTGCTGCTGGGTTTGATGTACCtcgataatatttttgttggtgAGAGACTCATGGGGCTCGTTGTATTCGGTGTATTTCAGCAGCACTTTGTCCATGTCCGTACTCGCGTACTGGTACAATTTGTTGCTGCTGCTGAAGATGATAAGCGCGATCTCGCAGTCACACAAAACCGAGAGTTCGTAAGCTTTCTTCATCACGCCGAACTTCCGCTTGTTGAAAGTGACCTAAAcgaaaaattgcaacaaaaaaaaactaaacaaaaaccacGGTACCTGTCGATTCCGCTCATCGGTGATTCttgatatttgtatttttttgcgaCCCATGGCAGCaattttgaatcacaagatATAAAACCCGTGTCGACTTACACAATGGCAATAGCCTAAAGCGCTGACGTATCAAAGACTGGAGTATCACCTCTAGGTTGGTCGTTAATgatctgaaacaaaattcctccctaaattctcaaaaaatcgcaaaaattcgGTCATACAGGAAAAAATCGCTCAAAATCCTCGCAAACATTTCAAACTTTTCCCGGTCGATCTGACGATAATCCGGTCagattttcgataaaatttcGTATAATTTTTGATAGCGCAACGGGCCACCCGCAAACATAGTGACCTGATTTGGATCAGGGTAGTAGCGGATCGATTGTCGAGGGCGAACAAGGCCGGCGCGTGGCCCTCCTACGCGGCAAGGGCGATCTACCTGTATAGGTAACGGGTAGTGGATTAAACCACCCACCTACATCGAATTATGTTTATACAATTCAAGGGCcgcaaaaattcaattaatcgACGCACACCGCCAAATAAATCAAGATCAAGCGATAATCAAGCGGAATAATGCATGCCGAATTTTTATCAAACCCTAATCGcggaaaataaacaaattattaagtaatgtcaaaaatagaataagagtactatttttaattagtcgATAAAACCATTGTTGCTAAATATAGTGGCAAATCATCACAGAAATATATTCGACACGTaacaatttgtttgttttcgttGCTAAAGTGGCAAGATGTTGGAGAACTCGTGTCCTAATAAATTATCACGAGTATCTCtggaaaagtggaaaaaacacaaaaaatataaataatgcATCGGAGTCTTACGGCACCAAAGAATGAATTACCATAATTAGTTATTATGTGTCGGTCTGAGGTTAAGAGTTGAGAGCGCTATTAGCATAGATAAGTCGGACTCACCTGGTGAGAAGTATAGCACGGACCGATCAAACATACTAAGATAAAGGCCGGTAGTTCGGCGAGGCACTGCGACACTCGTGAGAAGGTACAAGAGTTGTGAGCGCGAGTTGGCAGGAACGCAGAGATCTCTACAACAGTTCGCAGGGAGAGAACGACGCGCACCACGCGAGAAAACTACCGAGACCGAGTCCCGGCACCGGGCCCGTGCCAAGCTGAGATGATACGCTGATACCCGCCACCGGAGACGGCCCAGCATTGGTCGATATACCAGGGTGACGTCACGGGCACGCGACCAATCGCCGCCGCCGTCGGTATCTACGCCGTTCAAGTCAGCTGGCGCGGGTCGCCAAGACGCGTGGGGTACAAGCCGACAGCATCTCATGCGTCGATGTGGTCTTCGACGCCTTCCCAACGCTTAATCCTTCCCCGACTTCAGATTCAATGTCGCACGTTAACACCAAGATGCTAATTTTAGACCAAAACACCAAACCCTGCACCCAGAGGCACGGATCGAATGTCGCCAACCCGCGGACACCGCCACCAGAACCATCAAAAGCAGAACACAAAACACCACACTTTACTCCTTCTACTTTTTCGATTCGACCAAGAAATACTGACTTAAGTTGGAAATCATCCCACCaataaaacccaaaaattCCATAAGCAGGCAAAAAGGGACCTCATAGATGATCCAGATGGACCTTTTGACTTAACTTCTACAACAGAACCTAATCCAAAAGTTCCAAAAGTAGATAAAACGAAAAGGGACTTGGGGACTACCCAGATGAAATAGCAGTTATAGTTCTACATATCGTGCTATGTCTACcataaaccaataaaaacTTCCCTTAAACCGTCATTGTTGGGAATCTTAAACAGAAGGTAAACCTCTTGCAGGTACCTTATTGGAAACATCAACAGTGACCAAGTTATGTAGAACTATACCCGAAATGACTATTTGGACGGAAGTTCATTTACTAGTGTTACACTTCCACaaccgtttttttaaataaaagcgtGGTTAATAATTGTGATTCCTGATGCTGTTGCTTAGTTCGGAACTTTAAGGTCCGAAATTTTCCGACTGTGCATCGATCTAAAACTTTCCATGGTGGAGGTCTGCGGAGTGGAGCTCGGTTCTACTTTCGATTTTCGATAATCTGCTCAATCGTAGCTTTCCTTCCATTAATCTGCTGTAACTGCAAGCTCACAAAAGCCGCAATTAAACAAACAGAAGTTCGCCGAGTGTGTCGGTCAAACCCGTTCATTGATTCTGGTATCGGCAATCTAAAGCCATTGATAGGTTGGCGTTACAATCTCTTCcgcaaacaaataaattacggATGATATTCGGCAAAGCTGCTAAACCTCGatagattttttcaaacgcGAACCACACGGTTAATTAAAACTGAGCGGACTTTCCGGTGTATCCATATGTCCACAgcttaaagtgttagacaaatATGTTATTAGTTCCTGCTATCCAAATACTGTAATCCGAATGATATTGATAAAGGTTTTAGAAGTAAGTAGTTGCACCTGTTAAAAGCGAGTTTAGGGTCTCcgcgtttgtttgttttttgagttACTAAATTCCGgcgaaacaataaaattattacacaacAAAGAAGCAGAAACGATTAGTTTTCGTTTCTAATGCGCCAAACACTATTAAAAATCCTTGGACGTGTTCCAAAAATATGGTTGAGTTTGCTTGGCatccgattttttttaataaactctGTACCGCTAAATGCCATATTGCCAACATTACTTGCTTGTTTTTTTCCTGATTATCTTCTGTAACAGGAAATTATTGACTATAAAAGGTTTGAACGCCAGACGTGTGGTTAAACAGTATGTGCTGAGCACATGTGGTCTACGAaagattgattttttttacaaaaatctatACGTTTCAGCAATGTTTGTATAAtgatttcatcaaaatttacaattgaGATTGTTGGGACACTGAGACGCGCGGAAAAAATCATCACTCGACGTTTGAACTTGTGCGAGTTGGGTTTTTTGTCAATGAATTCGagtaaagtttttaattatttctcaaGTTGGGCCAGCGCCCTTTAGTTGAGCTAATAGAATGTTCTCGCCGCCGGATTTCCGCTAAGACGGTGCGCTTCCAGCTGTTTTGCTTGCCCCTGAATCAGAGTTCCCCTACACTTAAATGATGCTCTCGTCACTCTTATCACATGCAATATGTAAAGTTATTCGTGAAAAAAAGAGGTCACAGCGACCAACCGCATTTGTGAAAAACTAGACAAAGCAGGAGATGCTATTTGTTTATCCTGGTGCCCGAAATTTATGGGCTCGTAAACGGAATCAAAGGGTGGAGTAACAATATTTAGATTTCTCCCACGTGTGATCGGCGAAGATTCGCCCATGTCCCCATGTGTGCGATAATCGTATCGCTGGGTACCTGGCAGCCATCACGCCGTAATGACTCTTCGAATTGGGAGAGATAGGGATGATGGGCGCCACGTCCCCTCCCGGTAGAAAATCGGCTCACCCCCGTTATCCCCCCGACTGAACACAAGCCGGTGCACGTGTTTTCCAGGCCTCTCCCGCTTTCCCGCCACCCGTTCAATCTTGACGGATCACGGCTCTCGCCAACGCGAACGGCCAGGATAAACAACCAACTCCAATTACAAATCGCACATTTTCCCGGTTTTACCCAAAGGACATGGCgaattttgccatttttgtttctttaaaCAACAGTTTAGTCGGCGATTTTTCCCTCAGCTGAATTTGTCCTAGTCATTTGCgggtatttttagaaaataacaaagttaACAATTCTGAAAGAAAGTCTCAAATCCCGGGAGGTTGGAAGCGGTAACGACTGCTTAACGCTTTCATAAAAAACAGATAATCACCGGAAAATATCATATCCGGAAAATTCGATTTTCAACACATTGccttcaataataataatctgcTCATTAggacaaaaatgaaacttcCCATCTTCACTGAAATCTTATTCCAAGCAACTCgaacaaagtaaaaacttgTCTCAACTTGTCACTTTTGAAACCGCAAAAATGGAAAGAAGCTTGTCAACtgtttgaaagtatttgcaaAACTTTTTATCATTGTAGTCATGTTATTTGCCAAGGAAAATTTccgcaataaaattaaatcaatgttcacagtattttattgatattttattGGACAAAAACGCACACAGACGCAagacaatatttaaaatcacgAAAACAACATCATAAGAAGTCGTAGTAGGATGCATCCACATGTTTTGCAATAAACCAAGATCTCCTTTCCTACGTAATGATGTATgcattcatattttatttttcgttcaTAACGACTAAtaacgtttcaaaaatggAACAAAAGAGGGCTTAGcgatttttctatttatattGTTCTACTTGCTTCCAATTTGATATACAATAATAGAAACGGCATTAAACCATTTTTGTATCTCTAAAATAAAAAGGCACTTACAGCTAAGTAAGGGCTGTGTTAAACTACTTTTTATAGTGAGGAAACAAGTTCGAATTTACCAAACGTAAATCTCCTAATCAAccctttattatttttttagtcaaacgCCTGCTTTCtggtagtttgtttaaaataaccattaaatattaaaaaaatgttgtacaCACGTAACGACCGCGGAAGGGTTAAGGTCTCTTAACAGCCCTGAATTTGTAGATAACCACAACACGTTATTAATAAGTTCGGCTATGTTGaccttttattaaaaaatattataaagtCGCTGTTGAATATAGTTAGAAGGGACTAGTTAGAACGAAATTATCTAGTTTTTTAAGTTCCAATTTAggtattttaatattttatgtctttattttatattattaaatcGTGACTAAACTTGATGGCTTCACATAACATAACGTACCGTTTGTCATATTTACGACAAACCCacacagttttaaaattttaatcaagtgtCCATAAATTGGTTAAAAGCTAGTCCAAACATTTAAcacttgatattttaaaaagcgTATCAAAAATGCATATTATCTGTTGCAGAGATAAAGAAATGCATGTTTCATGAGAACTATgcttaaatatttcttaacgATAACGTCTGtttcttttgtatttttacggCGAAatattgaacaattttttcctgCAACCATTAATAAATCGTAATCCATGCaatcaatttattaaataaaaattgagaagCAACAATCGCTCGATATGTTTGGGTTTTCGGGAATTAACATTTCCGCGAAATGCATGTGCAttgattatttattg encodes:
- the LOC660567 gene encoding deoxynucleoside kinase gives rise to the protein MNTDYLKRSPLKQFASLRPYTVIVEGNIGCGKTTFLNYFQQFDDVNVLAEPVNKWRNCNGYNLLDKMYSDPKKWSFTFQSYVQLTILQHHTMKTGHPIKLMERSIYSARHCFVEQMARNGSIERASVSVMDEWFKWAKENCDLSVDLIVYLKTTPETAYQRMLARNRPEEQYVPLEYFQDIHNLHEEWLLQKRFECPAPVLIIDANLDKSGIMEEYSKCKAQIFTERELKVAL
- the imd gene encoding protein immune deficiency; the encoded protein is MSDQNNCDLTTDAIPSPPRDEVKKEETDETEPTNIPPKTKTKTRVFKKPKKSGPSAFASVINISNANGIHVGSNYNVYLSNKSETQSQQQHYIVTEAIRGLFHSDVPVDRKDLIFLSPHINEHWRTMARALDFSDGQVSQFYEDYIRSGVKEVIYQLLLDWIQNEADCATVGKLSKVLWDTNQQDAVQRWSEYVIKNKS
- the Mef2 gene encoding myocyte-specific enhancer factor 2 isoform X1; translation: MGRKKIQISRITDERNRQVTFNKRKFGVMKKAYELSVLCDCEIALIIFSSSNKLYQYASTDMDKVLLKYTEYNEPHESLTNKNIIEALNKKEHKNGVMSPDSPEPETEYQLTPRTEAKYSKIDEEFQMMLQRNQINGQRVSMSSSNYTQPVSVPVNISYGDSGLLQSSPQMAHTSISPRPSSSETDSVYPSGGMPEMSNGYPNSASPMDGSPSPGPSPGPGLSSSKQHPKQHSPGPRSNLRVVIPTALGPSITPEEVSYGEHNRTQSTLNTPVVALQTPGLSNYPGTLSSFGAQDFSMGADMGLSSISWSGHQISTSLTHTSNCLPHLAVSSSTPPPSSSSPIPVKIKSEPISPPREHHPHLSVGVHHSHVQSLNLTHSHHPRPSSAGHITPTPGSVTPTNLPSPTGPPSGGDYENIQMHKRARLSDWPS
- the Mef2 gene encoding myocyte-specific enhancer factor 2 isoform X2, whose translation is MGRKKIQISRITDERNRQVTFNKRKFGVMKKAYELSVLCDCEIALIIFSSSNKLYQYASTDMDKVLLKYTEYNEPHESLTNKNIIEKEHKNGVMSPDSPEPETEYQLTPRTEAKYSKIDEEFQMMLQRNQINGQRVSMSSSNYTQPVSVPVNISYGDSGLLQSSPQMAHTSISPRPSSSETDSVYPSGGMPEMSNGYPNSASPMDGSPSPGPSPGPGLSSSKQHPKQHSPGPRSNLRVVIPTALGPSITPEEVSYGEHNRTQSTLNTPVVALQTPGLSNYPGTLSSFGAQDFSMGADMGLSSISWSGHQISTSLTHTSNCLPHLAVSSSTPPPSSSSPIPVKIKSEPISPPREHHPHLSVGVHHSHVQSLNLTHSHHPRPSSAGHITPTPGSVTPTNLPSPTGPPSGGDYENIQMHKRARLSDWPS